ATATTCCCAATAAGATGAAGCACTCTTGCCTCAATTCCAAGTGGATTTTGTTCATATTCTTTCACGGaattcttcttttgtttatgaGTTCAAGTTTCCAATCTGCAAGAATTCCCACTTCTGCAATTGAGTCAGATCGCTTGACGTTGCTTGACTTGAAGAAACGGATTAGTGAAGACCCACTTCAAATCATGAGCTCATGGAATGACTCCACCCATTTCTGTAATTGGTTTGGTGTCACATGCAACCCCTCCACTAAAAGAGTCATCATTCTGAACCTGCAAGCTCAAAGATTGGCTGGCACCTTAACACCTTCTATGGGAAATCTTACTTACCTTACTGGAATCATCCTAGGAAACAACAGCTTCTATGGTGAAATTCCTCAAGAATTGGGAAGGCTAGGACGCCTGCAGAATCTCAACTTGAGCAGGAATTCCTTTGGTGGGAACCTTCCAAGTAATCTAAGTCATTGTACACAACTTCGAGTGCTTGATGTTGTTTACAACAAACTTGTTGGACAGATTCCAGAGCAGTTCAGTTCATTGTCAAAGTTGGTTTACCTGAGACTTGATGCGAACAACCTTACAGGAAGTATCCCAGCGTGGATAggaaacttttcttctttgtttgttcTTTCCCTTATCCAGAACAATCTACAAGGGAGCATACCTAGTGAGCTTGGCCGACTATCAGGCTTGGGATTTTTTAGTCTTGCTATGAATAATCTGTCTGGTACTATCTCTTCTCtgatttataatatatcttcCATATACCATTTCTCTGTTATTCAAAACCAACTGCATGGAAGCCTTCCACCAGATGTTGGCCTTACTCTTCCTAACCTTGAATTATTTGCCGGTGGTGTTAATAGCTTCACAGGACCTATTCCCGTATCATTGTCAAATGCTTCTAGACTTAAGGAACTTAAATTCAGTTATAATGATCTCACTGGGACGGTGCCTCAAAATCTAGCAAGTTTGCAAGGCTTGGTTAAACTTAATTTCTTTCACAATAGACTTGGAAATGGGAAAGTTGGTGACCTGAATTTTCTCGATTTTTTGGCTAACTGTACTAGTTTGAAGGTCTTGCGTCTTGGTTATAATCAACTTGGTNNNNNNNNNNNNNNNNNNNNNNNNNNNNNNNNNNNNNNNNNNNNNNNNNNNNNNNNNNNNNNNNNNNNNNNNNNNNNNNNNNNNNNNNNNNNNNNNNNNNtcattatcttctaattctttttgatgagtttcttgttcatttatgagtttttcacctaaattatcctcaatattttgtttattgctaataacaaatttatttagagctcctctttgagattcaatcaatttgtctacttttctcttcttttttttttttttttttaagtttttcatatccagatgcatattttctagtagacatgtttaattaaaaatactaacaaattaaacaaacacgatttatcaaaaataaattatgactataataaaataaatgacaaaaatagaacaataaaacctgatttggcaaaggaattatgaagcagctcttggagataggacaagagacttagtcactcggagtcggagaggaagagaaaatgatgagataggcagagaagaaaaactcagaaaagagcaagcaaagaggagaggtaAAGTGACAAATATAGAGACTGATATTTAAAATGTCCATGATGacagcagtttatatttttggcttttggctTTCCCTATAtggctaaataaaaaataaaaaataaattataatattttatttctaacgtttatattttcatcaaaaacaaaaaatttatagagAGAGGCCATGATGATGAATGAATGAGGTAGGCGTACTGTAGCGTCAGGAGCTCTAGGGAATTGGTATaaggctttaatgctttgtcttttttaatttattttttgaattatttttaaaatttatagtggACTTATTAATTTgagtcttattaaattgaggccttaaattttgataaaaaaaatttttaggccctattaaaaaaaaattgggccttcaattttttttttttttggtccaaaataatttttttttctttaattttttttaactcaaaattttttttNNNNNNNNNNNNNNNNNNNNgctattaaaatcactattgagcttgtgattgatcattattagattttgatcaaatgatgattttaatagcaaCATCATTCTTGGACGGACTCAAGAGGGATACAAAGAtggacttttagaattactcattgataaatcaccacttatcccaaaaatttaagccgATAGGAATGAGTAAATTAAGGAATGATTAGCATTATGGTAAAATTTTATGTATGAGAgtatgttgaaataatgaataTGGGAGAATATGAGCGGAAGCAAAAGAGAGAATAAACACAAATAACTTTACGGGTGGTTCAGTATTAGATACCTAcatccaccactcggaatactcCTAAgagctacattgtgctcattaacttgatttgtttacaatacaaaggtctctatttataggatagtatctaaatacaagtatagtaatcaaatttctttgatttgattataattccaatatatgattacaatcaacccataaatagagaatatttcaatatcaacctaattatggaatatacggaaaatataatatttttcatatattctaacaatgtcAAAATTAAGCTTAAAGAATCTTGCCGAAGACGGAAGCTACTCATAGTCTAGTCAAGGGCAGAACTAGGATTTTAGATGtggggtgaaattaaaaaaaagaaaagaaaaggttaaagggataaaattttgattttgaaaaagaaattataggggtattttataaaacaaattaagggAACATTTTGGCATGCTGTCTCAGCTTTTTTCGGGATTTTTTTTGGCAAGATGGAGAGCAGCCACTTGTTAATGAATAATGCTCATATGCAAAAGCGAGAATTGCTTGCAGATTTCAAAGTTgagcaataaacaaaagaagaattCTGTGATAGAATATTAACAAAATCGATTTGGAATAATGCAGACAAGTCACAAGACTAGTGCTTCATCTGGTTCCGTTGGGAATATAATTTTCAAGTAAGGACCAAGTCTAATACCGGAGATTGCttgatatgaaaatattaataaagttCATTGAGAGTTAAAAGGAGATAAATTTTTGTGGGTAGACTGATTGGGAATAGTGTGAAAGGAGGAAGAGAtgtaaagaaaaaagttttctCCATTGCTTTGGACAGATTCACAAATTTCTCCGTTGATTGAGGGGTCAAGCGAGACAACCATTGACTGAAGGGTCAAGTACTCTACATTTGAAATGAGACAACCATTGATTGAACTTTAAAGGGTCAAGTGACGTGCTATACATTCTTTGTcattttctcatctttttaattttcaaaatatcattaaaattgTAGGGTCCATGTGAATCCATTTTCCTCCTTTTAAGTGAGACAGGGTCAAGACTTCCTTTAAAGTGAGAGAAGCAGTAAATGCAATTAATTTCATCGTCATTgcaaataaaatctaaaattgAAACAATACAACCATAGCAACTAAAATACATCAACACAATTTTCAATGTCAACATAAAATTGGTATCCAAATACCATTAAAAACCAACCTAAAGCAAATAACAAGAACTCCACAATGTAAAAGACCACGATAACAATTCCAActaatta
Above is a genomic segment from Corylus avellana chromosome ca9, CavTom2PMs-1.0 containing:
- the LOC132162478 gene encoding putative receptor-like protein kinase At3g47110: MKHSCLNSKWILFIFFHGILLLFMSSSFQSARIPTSAIESDRLTLLDLKKRISEDPLQIMSSWNDSTHFCNWFGVTCNPSTKRVIILNLQAQRLAGTLTPSMGNLTYLTGIILGNNSFYGEIPQELGRLGRLQNLNLSRNSFGGNLPSNLSHCTQLRVLDVVYNKLVGQIPEQFSSLSKLVYLRLDANNLTGSIPAWIGNFSSLFVLSLIQNNLQGSIPSELGRLSGLGFFSLAMNNLSGTISSLIYNISSIYHFSVIQNQLHGSLPPDVGLTLPNLELFAGGVNSFTGPIPVSLSNASRLKELKFSYNDLTGTVPQNLAI